A genomic region of Jeotgalibaca ciconiae contains the following coding sequences:
- a CDS encoding ATP-binding protein encodes MGMDIMDLTSLFGNAIDNAIEHVQKIEDKDKRLITLKLTSKGKMAVLRVDNYCIDELDMVGDLPRTSKRDKENHGYGLKSIQYIAKKYNGNTTINLEDNWFTLSVVFPIIK; translated from the coding sequence GTGGGTATGGACATTATGGATTTAACGAGTTTATTTGGTAACGCTATTGATAATGCTATCGAGCATGTTCAGAAAATTGAAGATAAAGATAAGCGATTAATTACGCTTAAATTAACGAGTAAAGGGAAAATGGCAGTCCTTCGAGTTGATAACTATTGTATTGATGAATTAGATATGGTGGGTGATTTACCTAGAACATCTAAAAGAGATAAGGAAAATCATGGGTATGGATTGAAAAGTATCCAGTATATTGCAAAAAAATATAACGGAAATACGACTATTAATTTAGAAGATAATTGGTTCACTTTAAGTGTCGTTTTTCCAATCATAAAGTAG
- a CDS encoding glycoside hydrolase family 3 protein, whose product MKNKNLRIVATIVNLLLIVLLIVGHYYAGRYSQVISTYLGHETTKVITSDEEIDSEYYKSDFSSQEEAIEYSEMVTHEIGKESIVLLNNNNSVLPLSNDEVNITVFGQNSVDFVYGGEGASSMDKSKAIPLEEALSSTGFNVNPTLL is encoded by the coding sequence GTGAAAAATAAAAATTTGAGAATTGTAGCAACGATTGTCAATCTATTATTAATTGTACTACTTATTGTTGGTCACTACTACGCAGGAAGGTATTCTCAGGTTATCTCAACCTATTTAGGTCATGAGACAACTAAGGTTATCACTTCAGATGAAGAAATAGATTCTGAATACTATAAATCAGACTTTTCAAGCCAAGAAGAAGCAATCGAATATAGTGAAATGGTCACTCATGAGATTGGAAAAGAATCGATTGTATTATTAAACAATAATAATTCAGTGCTGCCATTATCGAACGATGAAGTAAATATAACTGTATTTGGGCAGAATTCTGTTGATTTTGTTTATGGTGGTGAAGGTGCAAGTTCTATGGACAAGTCAAAAGCGATTCCATTAGAAGAAGCTTTATCATCAACAGGATTTAATGTCAATCCAACATTGCTTTGA
- a CDS encoding aldo/keto reductase family protein, which produces MEFVKLNTGIQIPIVGSGTNTFGKEDGDYSGKINGDTTELIQAIKAGYRHFDTAISYRNESVVGDAIKESGFERDDFFLTSKIPGRPEYTNSEKAVIEAVESSLKAFRTDYIDLYLIHHPWENLEEIVSVWKVLEQYVDQGTLKAIGVSNFDEAQLSHLLQHARIKPAVNQIESHPGKWNHEIIHYSLEQGVIPEAWGPLSRTDDAAKEKLTKIANNYKKTWAQVILRYQIERGVIVIPKSHNSERQKDNLAIFGFSLTEEEKNEIAAL; this is translated from the coding sequence ATGGAATTTGTTAAATTAAACACGGGCATTCAGATACCAATTGTAGGAAGCGGAACAAACACGTTTGGAAAAGAAGACGGTGATTATAGCGGCAAAATCAATGGTGACACAACGGAATTGATTCAAGCAATCAAAGCTGGTTACCGACATTTCGATACCGCGATTTCTTATCGAAATGAAAGCGTTGTAGGCGACGCTATTAAAGAAAGCGGCTTTGAACGTGATGATTTCTTCTTAACATCCAAAATACCCGGAAGACCGGAATACACCAACAGCGAAAAAGCCGTGATAGAAGCGGTTGAGTCGAGCTTGAAAGCGTTTAGGACAGACTATATTGATTTGTATTTAATTCATCATCCATGGGAAAATCTAGAAGAGATTGTTTCAGTATGGAAAGTTTTGGAGCAATATGTTGATCAAGGGACCCTTAAAGCAATCGGAGTTTCGAACTTTGATGAAGCTCAATTAAGCCACCTATTGCAACATGCACGCATCAAACCAGCTGTAAATCAAATAGAATCACATCCAGGGAAATGGAATCATGAAATCATTCATTATTCCTTAGAACAGGGAGTGATTCCAGAAGCGTGGGGACCATTATCCAGAACAGACGATGCAGCAAAAGAAAAACTAACCAAAATAGCTAATAATTACAAGAAGACTTGGGCGCAGGTAATCCTGCGTTACCAAATCGAACGAGGCGTAATTGTTATTCCAAAATCACACAATTCAGAAAGGCAAAAAGATAATCTGGCAATTTTTGGTTTTAGTTTAACGGAAGAAGAGAAAAACGAGATTGCAGCATTATAA
- the rpoN gene encoding RNA polymerase factor sigma-54 yields MEFNQQHIQKQAQKQTFIPNLVQGMEMLQLNRMELSTYLNSVLLGNPFIEMNLTEPLKLSAKNLSTNDVSAIIEQTSVYHVSLYDFLQEQIYLLYRDTPLRKLLFWWVEQLDERGYVTKTLKEAQEETAATEIELLDSLTLLQQLDPAGIGARSLQECLMIKTERMDFAPDIAYLVLEEHYDDLVHKRWKKIAAHYNVPLEEVEAVYQFAQRLSTSPAESFESRYKSVPYIVPELMVEIVNGELVMKETRYKTPLLTLNVSYLNEMKTVDDKEVQAYVQMKKQEFDQLQSSLLKRKETVLKVGTAIIMYQQEFFMNIENRLKPLQLNDLAKICHLSESTISRTVRETFIQTPRGVFELKSFLSRRMENGEQTREDVLTVLQTLITNEDKQHPLSDQKLEVLLKEQGISVSRRAIAKYRKQLQIPSSTDRKIK; encoded by the coding sequence ATGGAGTTTAATCAGCAACACATTCAGAAGCAAGCTCAAAAACAAACGTTTATTCCTAATCTGGTTCAAGGTATGGAAATGCTTCAATTAAATCGAATGGAATTATCTACCTATTTAAATAGTGTTTTATTAGGTAATCCATTCATTGAAATGAATCTTACTGAACCATTAAAACTTTCGGCAAAAAACCTTTCCACTAACGATGTTTCTGCGATCATCGAACAGACTTCTGTTTACCACGTTTCGCTATATGATTTTTTACAAGAACAAATCTATCTGCTATATCGCGATACACCATTACGTAAGTTACTATTTTGGTGGGTAGAGCAACTAGACGAACGAGGTTACGTGACAAAAACGCTCAAAGAAGCGCAAGAGGAAACGGCTGCCACCGAAATAGAGCTGTTAGATAGTCTCACTTTACTGCAACAACTTGATCCTGCAGGTATTGGCGCACGTTCATTACAAGAATGTCTGATGATTAAGACGGAGCGTATGGATTTCGCACCCGATATTGCTTATTTAGTTTTAGAAGAACACTATGATGACTTAGTCCATAAGCGTTGGAAAAAAATTGCTGCCCACTATAATGTACCACTGGAAGAAGTTGAAGCTGTTTATCAATTTGCCCAACGTCTCTCGACTTCCCCTGCGGAATCTTTTGAATCACGGTACAAATCCGTTCCTTATATCGTTCCAGAATTGATGGTGGAGATTGTCAATGGCGAGCTTGTTATGAAAGAAACACGATACAAAACACCGTTGCTTACACTGAACGTTTCTTATTTAAATGAAATGAAAACGGTTGATGATAAAGAGGTTCAAGCTTATGTTCAAATGAAAAAACAGGAGTTTGATCAGCTTCAGTCCAGTTTGTTGAAGAGAAAAGAAACGGTTTTAAAAGTCGGTACGGCAATTATTATGTATCAACAGGAATTTTTCATGAACATAGAAAATAGATTGAAACCACTTCAATTAAATGACTTAGCCAAAATTTGTCATTTAAGTGAGTCTACCATCAGTCGTACCGTTCGAGAAACTTTTATCCAAACACCCAGAGGAGTTTTTGAATTAAAATCTTTCTTGTCACGTCGTATGGAAAATGGCGAACAAACTCGTGAAGATGTCCTAACGGTATTACAAACTTTAATTACAAATGAAGATAAACAACATCCTCTTTCCGATCAAAAGTTGGAAGTTTTACTGAAGGAACAAGGGATTTCAGTTTCTCGCAGAGCCATCGCCAAATATCGGAAACAATTGCAAATTCCTTCTTCAACGGATCGAAAAATCAAATAA
- a CDS encoding PTS system mannose/fructose/sorbose family transporter subunit IID — protein sequence MTEDNYKLTKKDRLKVFWRSQFLQASWNFERMQNVGWAYAMIPALKKLYKTKEDRSLALKRHLEFFNTHPYLASPVLGVTLTLEEEKAAGREIDNAAIQGVKIGMMGPLAGVGDPIFWGTLRPVLGAFAASLALSENWMGPIIFFVVWNVIRMAFLWYSQEFGYVQGGNIAQNLAGGLMQKLTQGASVLGMFIMGVLVPRWTNMNFPMILSSVAVDESDMVDFAAVAEAANEGVLSGDMLRNVVGEIQAGLSIEAQQVTTLQNTLDSLLPGIAPLGLTLLCVWLLRKKVSPITIIFGIFVVGIAGYVLGIFG from the coding sequence ATGACTGAAGATAACTATAAATTAACTAAAAAAGACCGTTTGAAAGTCTTTTGGAGAAGTCAGTTCCTGCAAGCATCTTGGAACTTTGAACGGATGCAAAACGTAGGCTGGGCTTATGCAATGATTCCAGCGCTTAAAAAATTATACAAAACAAAAGAAGACCGTTCTCTAGCCTTGAAACGTCACTTGGAGTTCTTTAATACTCATCCATACTTAGCTTCACCAGTATTAGGGGTGACTTTAACCTTAGAAGAAGAAAAAGCAGCAGGTCGTGAAATCGATAATGCAGCCATTCAAGGGGTTAAAATCGGTATGATGGGTCCTTTGGCCGGTGTTGGTGACCCGATTTTCTGGGGAACACTTCGGCCTGTGCTAGGTGCTTTCGCAGCATCGCTGGCATTGAGTGAAAACTGGATGGGTCCAATTATTTTCTTCGTAGTTTGGAATGTTATTCGGATGGCTTTCCTATGGTACTCACAAGAGTTTGGTTATGTTCAAGGTGGTAATATCGCACAGAACTTAGCTGGCGGTTTGATGCAAAAACTAACACAGGGAGCTTCTGTTTTAGGGATGTTTATCATGGGGGTACTGGTGCCGCGATGGACAAACATGAACTTCCCGATGATCTTGAGTAGCGTGGCTGTTGATGAAAGCGATATGGTTGATTTTGCAGCTGTTGCTGAAGCAGCTAACGAAGGAGTACTGTCTGGCGATATGTTGCGTAACGTTGTTGGTGAAATCCAAGCAGGATTAAGCATCGAAGCTCAACAAGTAACTACACTGCAAAATACACTTGATTCACTTCTGCCAGGTATTGCACCACTAGGATTAACACTTCTATGTGTTTGGTTATTACGTAAGAAAGTAAGTCCAATTACAATTATTTTTGGTATCTTCGTAGTTGGTATTGCTGGTTATGTATTAGGAATATTTGGTTAG
- a CDS encoding PTS mannose/fructose/sorbose transporter subunit IIC → MDIIMVILILVVAFFAGMEGILDEFQLHQPIVAASLIGIVTGKPLEGLLLGGTLQLIALGWMNIGAAVAPDAALASIASAILVTVHGAGISEGIALAIPLAVAGQVLTMFVRTVTVALAHGADRKAEEGSFRGVEMYHIGALMLQGLRIAIPAAIVLAVPAEIVTNALNSIPDWLTGGLAVAGGFIVAVGYAMVINMMATPKLWMFFALGFAISAVGDLNLIAMGIIGVVLALLYLQFSPEFNQSSGGGSSNSGSGDPLDDILNDY, encoded by the coding sequence ATGGATATTATTATGGTTATTTTAATACTAGTCGTAGCATTTTTTGCTGGAATGGAAGGGATTTTGGATGAATTCCAATTACACCAACCAATTGTGGCAGCTAGTTTAATTGGTATTGTTACGGGGAAACCCTTAGAGGGACTTCTTCTTGGTGGAACTTTGCAATTGATTGCATTAGGGTGGATGAATATTGGTGCCGCAGTAGCACCAGATGCGGCTTTAGCTTCGATTGCTTCAGCTATTTTAGTAACAGTTCACGGCGCAGGAATTTCAGAAGGAATTGCTTTGGCTATTCCGCTAGCAGTTGCTGGACAAGTTTTAACAATGTTTGTTCGTACAGTAACAGTGGCGCTTGCTCATGGTGCTGACAGAAAAGCAGAAGAAGGATCATTCCGCGGAGTTGAAATGTATCATATTGGTGCTTTAATGTTACAAGGGTTGCGTATCGCAATTCCGGCAGCGATTGTCTTGGCAGTGCCTGCTGAAATTGTAACAAATGCATTGAATAGTATTCCAGATTGGTTAACTGGTGGTTTAGCTGTTGCAGGTGGATTTATCGTTGCAGTGGGTTACGCAATGGTTATCAACATGATGGCAACACCAAAATTGTGGATGTTTTTCGCACTTGGTTTCGCAATTTCTGCAGTTGGCGATTTGAACTTGATTGCAATGGGGATTATTGGGGTTGTACTTGCATTGCTTTACTTACAATTTTCACCTGAATTCAATCAATCTAGCGGCGGTGGTTCTTCCAATAGCGGAAGCGGCGACCCACTTGACGATATCTTGAACGACTACTAA
- a CDS encoding PTS sugar transporter subunit IIB codes for MVGIILASHGEFAEGILQSATMIVGEQDNIAAVTLLPSEGPDDIRQKIEEAATSFETKEVLVLADLWGGTPFNQANTLFDQNQEQWAIVAGLNLPMLIEAITSRFTMEKSHDIAKAIVSVAKENIKVKPESLYEEPKAVQANNGPRQSLPAGTVVGSGKIDIGLARVDSRLLHGQVATAWSKDVKPTRIIVVSDEVAKDELRKSLITQAAPPGVKANVIPIDKMIEIWNDPRFGKTRALLLFENPTDVLRVVEGGVGLEEINIGSMAHSEGKVMVNNVLSVNKKDVDALTALRDKGLTFDVRKVPSDQKKNLWDLLKKANFNSK; via the coding sequence ATGGTTGGAATTATTTTAGCAAGCCATGGAGAATTTGCCGAAGGTATTCTTCAATCGGCTACGATGATTGTCGGAGAGCAAGATAATATCGCAGCGGTAACCTTGCTTCCAAGCGAAGGCCCAGATGACATACGACAAAAAATTGAAGAAGCAGCCACTAGTTTTGAAACAAAAGAGGTGTTGGTTTTAGCAGATTTGTGGGGAGGAACGCCATTTAATCAAGCAAATACCTTGTTTGACCAAAATCAAGAACAATGGGCTATTGTTGCTGGTTTGAATTTGCCAATGTTGATTGAAGCAATTACTTCTCGTTTTACAATGGAAAAATCACATGATATCGCCAAAGCAATTGTGTCAGTAGCAAAAGAAAATATCAAGGTGAAACCAGAAAGCTTGTATGAAGAGCCAAAAGCAGTTCAAGCAAATAATGGACCCAGACAGTCATTGCCTGCAGGAACCGTTGTCGGCAGCGGGAAGATTGATATTGGTTTAGCTCGGGTAGACTCACGTTTGTTACATGGACAAGTTGCAACAGCATGGTCGAAAGACGTGAAACCAACACGAATAATCGTTGTATCAGATGAAGTTGCTAAAGACGAATTACGTAAATCGTTAATCACGCAAGCAGCGCCTCCAGGTGTTAAAGCGAATGTTATTCCAATCGATAAAATGATTGAAATATGGAACGATCCCCGCTTTGGAAAAACTCGCGCATTGCTATTATTTGAAAATCCAACAGATGTTTTGCGAGTGGTTGAGGGCGGTGTGGGTCTGGAAGAAATTAATATCGGTTCCATGGCGCATTCAGAAGGAAAAGTTATGGTTAATAATGTGCTTTCTGTCAATAAAAAAGACGTAGATGCTTTGACTGCATTACGCGATAAAGGATTAACGTTTGATGTTCGAAAAGTTCCTTCAGATCAAAAGAAAAACTTATGGGACTTGTTAAAAAAAGCAAATTTTAATAGTAAGTGA
- a CDS encoding PTS sugar transporter subunit IIB → MDIQLLRIDDRLIHGQVAITWAKDTRISRIIVVSDEVAANPIQKALLSQAAPPDVKAHVVTLDKLIEVYFHPLFLNVKVMLLFTNPADVVSIYKKGVYFNTVNIGGMKFTDGKTMVTHFISVDQNDIDAFQYLDSQDIELEIRKVPSDRKQMLMDVLKKGNHI, encoded by the coding sequence ATGGACATTCAGTTACTACGGATTGACGATCGACTGATTCATGGGCAGGTTGCGATAACATGGGCAAAAGATACGCGTATTAGTCGTATTATCGTTGTCAGTGATGAAGTAGCCGCTAATCCAATCCAAAAAGCATTGTTGAGTCAGGCAGCACCTCCAGACGTAAAAGCACATGTAGTTACACTGGACAAACTTATTGAAGTTTATTTTCATCCCCTGTTCTTAAATGTAAAAGTCATGCTCTTATTTACCAATCCCGCAGACGTTGTATCGATTTATAAAAAAGGGGTTTATTTTAACACCGTGAATATTGGTGGTATGAAATTTACAGATGGTAAGACAATGGTGACGCACTTTATTTCGGTAGATCAAAATGATATTGATGCCTTTCAGTACTTGGATTCCCAAGATATTGAATTAGAAATCAGGAAAGTACCGAGTGATCGGAAACAAATGTTGATGGATGTATTAAAAAAAGGAAATCATATTTAG
- a CDS encoding sigma 54-interacting transcriptional regulator, which produces MNRIDHIFYYIKEATDTLTEMDLEMGQGVTTKMVADSLQIQRSNVSKDLNQLVREGKLGKTEGRPVRYFTIAKGPHQPLTKHVSSYKERPIKQNKQQTEKSSIEDVFRTMIGANSSMKNAVDQAKAAVLYPPKGLNTLITGPTGSGKTYFAHAMFHYAQTNHIIDEEKELIVFNCADYANNPQLLMSHLFGYSQGAFTGATASKDGLIQQADQGMLFLDEIHRLPPEGQEMIFYFMDTGMYSRLGESGKTRAANVRIVCATTEDPKSTFLDTFMRRIPIMIQLPSFKERSVSEQLDLVKLLVSLEATRIQKKITLTEDVVKALIASVGYGNIGQLKSGIQLVCARGFMNQFGQEQIDLTARDLPESIQTYLVGKSSNSRYRSALSKITEAQITVYPNEPFYQVKTDAYELPYNLYDIIGDKATLLEEEGLDQESINQYISTDINVHLKSFYRNHGFSFETDSRLAEVVSKEVIQFIHEVSGDIEKALKTTFKQNYIYAISLHISSLLNKIQIGEIRSLNERIKEMAVTYTTEIEVATFLKERIAEFFQVEVPEIEIYYLTVLLVSLQEEEVSGRIGVVIVTHGNSTATSMAQVAEELLELSGIIAVDMPLDMSPIEIYEKVKQAVIRANEGSGVLLMVDMGSLTTFEENLTKETGIHVRTIEMVSTPMVLEAARKASLVDADIDLLHETLDRFNGYSSAMVEKGTKFQEMPKPPVMIAICATGEGTAQKLKEIIEKPLAKQKDNQLKVLTSSIPDLNKNIKIWQDRYTIVATTGIVDPKLSAPFIPLENFIEKDAEILLGKINHLTKVQPMQAIEDSGSAKRLIHNFLEEHYTFLNAKKLIQPIWDFVEECGQLRTHPESGYAFHINLALHLAGVIERLVHQDSLSNVDSQNNIEIDPELLQVIKKFEGTLAIHIPKPEYAYIAYFIKKEKSMLEDIDTLLE; this is translated from the coding sequence TTGAATCGGATTGATCATATTTTTTACTATATTAAAGAAGCGACGGATACGCTAACCGAAATGGACTTAGAAATGGGCCAGGGAGTTACAACGAAAATGGTAGCGGATTCGCTTCAGATTCAACGGAGTAACGTTTCCAAGGACTTGAATCAGTTGGTAAGAGAAGGCAAATTAGGGAAAACAGAAGGCCGTCCCGTTCGTTATTTTACGATAGCGAAAGGACCCCATCAACCGCTCACAAAACACGTTTCAAGTTACAAAGAGAGACCGATTAAACAAAATAAACAGCAGACAGAAAAATCAAGCATAGAAGATGTTTTTCGAACAATGATTGGTGCTAACAGCAGTATGAAAAATGCAGTCGATCAGGCAAAAGCCGCGGTTCTATATCCGCCAAAAGGTTTGAATACCTTGATTACCGGTCCAACTGGCTCTGGAAAGACTTATTTTGCTCATGCGATGTTCCATTACGCCCAAACGAACCACATTATCGATGAAGAAAAAGAATTGATTGTTTTTAATTGTGCTGACTATGCGAATAATCCCCAGTTGTTAATGAGTCATTTGTTTGGATACAGTCAGGGTGCTTTTACTGGAGCGACCGCGTCCAAAGATGGACTGATCCAACAAGCGGATCAAGGGATGCTTTTCCTGGATGAAATTCACCGGTTGCCGCCAGAAGGGCAAGAGATGATTTTCTATTTTATGGATACTGGAATGTACAGTCGGTTGGGAGAGTCCGGCAAAACACGTGCTGCAAATGTTCGAATTGTCTGTGCAACGACAGAAGATCCAAAGTCGACATTTTTGGATACCTTTATGCGACGAATTCCAATCATGATTCAATTGCCATCCTTCAAAGAGCGTTCTGTTAGCGAACAACTTGATTTAGTGAAACTGTTGGTAAGTCTTGAGGCAACTCGCATTCAGAAAAAAATCACTCTTACGGAAGATGTTGTGAAGGCCTTGATTGCCAGCGTGGGTTATGGAAATATTGGCCAGCTGAAATCAGGTATTCAACTGGTTTGTGCCCGTGGGTTCATGAATCAATTTGGACAAGAGCAAATTGATCTGACTGCTCGAGATTTACCTGAATCCATTCAAACTTATTTGGTTGGGAAATCTTCTAATAGCAGGTACCGATCTGCCTTATCGAAAATAACAGAAGCACAGATTACCGTATATCCAAATGAACCCTTTTACCAAGTCAAAACGGATGCCTATGAACTGCCTTATAATTTGTATGATATTATCGGAGATAAAGCCACATTATTAGAAGAAGAAGGATTGGACCAGGAATCGATTAATCAATACATTTCAACTGATATCAATGTTCATCTAAAATCTTTTTATCGGAACCACGGTTTTTCTTTTGAGACGGATTCGCGTTTGGCGGAAGTTGTTTCCAAAGAAGTCATTCAGTTTATCCATGAAGTATCGGGGGATATTGAAAAAGCATTGAAGACGACATTTAAGCAAAATTACATTTACGCGATTAGTTTACATATTAGTTCGCTGCTGAATAAAATCCAAATCGGGGAGATCCGAAGTTTAAATGAACGTATTAAAGAAATGGCTGTCACGTACACGACCGAAATTGAAGTGGCGACATTCCTAAAAGAACGGATTGCAGAGTTCTTTCAGGTGGAGGTACCGGAAATTGAAATCTACTATTTAACAGTATTACTGGTTTCCCTTCAAGAGGAAGAAGTGAGCGGCCGGATTGGTGTCGTCATTGTAACTCATGGAAATTCTACAGCGACCAGCATGGCGCAAGTGGCTGAAGAATTGCTTGAGTTAAGCGGGATTATTGCAGTAGATATGCCACTCGATATGTCACCGATAGAAATATATGAAAAGGTCAAGCAAGCGGTTATTCGAGCAAATGAAGGAAGTGGGGTTCTTCTCATGGTGGACATGGGTTCCCTGACGACCTTTGAAGAAAATCTGACAAAAGAAACGGGCATTCATGTTCGTACGATTGAGATGGTTTCGACACCTATGGTACTTGAAGCTGCTCGTAAAGCTTCGTTGGTGGATGCTGATATTGATCTCCTGCATGAAACACTTGATCGTTTTAATGGCTATTCAAGTGCAATGGTTGAAAAAGGAACCAAATTTCAGGAGATGCCGAAGCCGCCGGTAATGATTGCTATTTGTGCAACAGGGGAAGGGACCGCCCAAAAATTAAAAGAAATTATCGAAAAACCTTTAGCAAAGCAAAAAGATAATCAGTTGAAAGTCTTGACGAGCTCGATTCCTGATTTAAATAAGAATATAAAAATTTGGCAAGATCGCTATACGATTGTCGCAACGACGGGGATTGTAGATCCAAAACTCTCCGCACCTTTTATTCCATTGGAGAATTTCATTGAGAAAGATGCAGAAATCTTGCTGGGAAAAATTAACCACTTGACGAAAGTTCAACCGATGCAAGCAATTGAGGACAGCGGATCTGCAAAACGTTTGATTCATAATTTCTTGGAAGAACATTATACATTTTTGAATGCGAAAAAATTGATACAGCCGATTTGGGATTTTGTTGAAGAATGTGGACAACTACGGACACATCCAGAATCAGGCTATGCTTTCCATATCAATTTAGCCTTGCATCTAGCAGGCGTGATTGAGCGTCTTGTTCATCAAGATAGCTTATCAAATGTTGACTCACAGAATAATATCGAAATAGACCCAGAACTACTTCAAGTAATCAAAAAATTCGAAGGTACACTTGCTATACATATTCCAAAACCAGAATATGCTTATATCGCTTATTTCATTAAAAAAGAGAAAAGTATGTTGGAAGATATCGATACACTATTGGAGTAA
- a CDS encoding DegV family protein, with amino-acid sequence MIRIVTDSAADITLAEAEKLEIEIVPLKITFEGTELKQETEADYDEFFEKLKVASELPITSRPSPNQYIEIFKDAEKKGQEVLVLTLSSGLSGTYESAVLAQKMSTYKEHIRVVDTKQAILTQRMLVEYALKLRDSGENLEAIVNKIEDVRERIVVCGVVDTLKYLKMGGRIPKSLAFIGETLKIKPVIILENTKLRELAKKRGTAAGKKRLYQEFEKESVDPSFPVYFGYTLNRKQGQEFMKETVEKYRLADAKLFPVGSVIGTHVGPDCLALAFVREK; translated from the coding sequence ATGATTAGAATTGTAACAGACAGCGCTGCTGATATTACACTAGCAGAAGCAGAAAAATTAGAAATCGAAATTGTACCGTTAAAAATTACCTTTGAAGGAACAGAATTAAAGCAAGAGACGGAAGCGGATTATGATGAATTTTTCGAAAAGCTAAAAGTTGCTTCAGAACTTCCCATTACCAGTAGACCGTCACCGAATCAGTATATCGAGATTTTCAAGGATGCTGAGAAAAAAGGTCAGGAAGTCTTGGTCTTGACGCTATCAAGTGGTTTGAGCGGCACATACGAGAGTGCAGTACTGGCACAAAAAATGTCTACTTACAAAGAACATATCCGAGTAGTAGATACAAAACAAGCGATTCTAACACAGAGAATGCTTGTCGAATATGCTTTAAAATTAAGGGATAGTGGAGAGAATCTTGAAGCAATCGTGAACAAAATAGAAGATGTCAGAGAACGGATCGTTGTTTGTGGAGTCGTTGATACGTTGAAGTATTTAAAAATGGGTGGAAGAATTCCGAAAAGTCTAGCATTTATTGGAGAGACCTTGAAGATAAAACCCGTTATTATTTTGGAAAATACAAAGTTAAGAGAGTTAGCGAAGAAGCGGGGAACTGCGGCAGGTAAAAAACGTTTGTATCAAGAATTCGAAAAAGAATCAGTAGATCCTTCCTTTCCAGTCTATTTTGGTTACACATTAAATCGTAAGCAAGGACAGGAATTCATGAAGGAGACGGTTGAGAAATATCGATTAGCAGATGCAAAATTATTTCCCGTTGGAAGCGTAATTGGAACACATGTTGGGCCGGACTGCCTTGCGCTTGCATTTGTAAGAGAAAAATAG